ACCTCTTCCAGCAGCGCCACCGAGCGCGCGCGCAGCGCGGCGGCATCGAGCTCCGGGCGATGCGTATGCAGGGTCTCGGCCAGGGAATGCTCGATTGAGTAGATCGGGTCGAAGGAACGCGCCGGCTCCTGGAAGATCATCCCCACTTGCCCGCCGCGCAGCCGTTGCAGCGCCGCCGGCCGCATGGTCACGACATCCTCACCGCGGAACAGCAGCCGCGGGGCGTTCACCAGGGCATGGGGCGGCAACAGCCGCAGCAGCGCCTGCGCGGTCACGCTCTTGCCCGACCCGCTCTCCCCGACCAGCCCGACCACGGTACCGGGGTGGATCTCCAGGTCGACACCGCGTACCGCGTGCAGCGGTCCGCGCTCGGTGGCGAACGTCACCGCAAGACCGGTCACCCGGTACAGCGGTGCGGCGTGCGGGTCGGCCGCGGCGCTGCCCTCCCGGGCCGAGGACGCCACCGCCTGGTGCCGCGGCGTTGCCGTGCGCTCAGCCACGCGCGCGCTCCTGGTGGTAGGGGTCGAACAGGTCGCGCAGCAGGTCGCCGAGGAAGTTGAACGCCAGGGTCACCAGCACCAGCGGCACCGCCGGATACAGGAACCAGGGAAAGCTGCGCAAGTTGCTCAGTTGGGTGACGTTGCGGTTCAGCATCGAGCCCCAGCTCACCGCCGGATCGGTAATGCCCAGGCCCAGGTAGGAGAGCGCCGTCTCCCCGAGAATGAAGCCGGGGATGCCGAGGGCGACGCTGACGATCAGGATCGAGGCCATCTGCGGAATGATCTGGTTGAAGATGATCGCCAGTGGCGGGATGCCCTGCAGCCGGGCGGCCGCGATGAAGTCCTCGGTCTTGATGCTGTGCACCATGCCGCGGATCAGGCGCGCGGTACCCGGCCATCCGACCAGCGACAGGATGATCGTTATCACCATGAACGACTGGCCGGGGTCCCACTCGTAGGACAGGATGGAGCGCAGGAACAGGATCAGGTACAGGCCCGGGATGACGATCAGGAGCTCGGCGGCGCGCATGATGGTCCAGTCGACGGCGCCGCCGTAGTAGCCCGCCAGC
The genomic region above belongs to Spirochaetaceae bacterium and contains:
- a CDS encoding ABC transporter ATP-binding protein, whose product is MAERTATPRHQAVASSAREGSAAADPHAAPLYRVTGLAVTFATERGPLHAVRGVDLEIHPGTVVGLVGESGSGKSVTAQALLRLLPPHALVNAPRLLFRGEDVVTMRPAALQRLRGGQVGMIFQEPARSFDPIYSIEHSLAETLHTHRPELDAAALRARSVALLEEVGIAEAERRLASFPHQFSGGMLQRVMIAHALAADPEVLIADEPTTALDVTVQAQVVELLLRLRA